In the genome of Nocardioides marmoribigeumensis, one region contains:
- a CDS encoding NAD-dependent epimerase/dehydratase family protein translates to MTRTPPSAVRPVLVTGALGNLGRLLLEELAGRGVAVVATDLRTPATERAAAAHPGVHVDWADLRDPAEVRRLVATHRPRALVHLAAIIPPAAYHDPDLTRAVNVTATGHVAEAVAAAAEPCRLVLASSMAVYGSRNPHTTEPGVTAQTPARPCELYGHHKLEAEALVRRVPSHVVLRVAAVVVPDSLLALDPESAHLEALLPVDGRVHVVDGRDVATALAAATDPAVDCEGRTLLVGGDDSCRLRQGQLTEEMTAAVGLRGALPPGLPGDPADEDGWFCVEWMDTTEAQALLGFQHHSWPDMLREARAAVGWKRPLLRAAAPLARLWFSLTPPRRGRRGPWAHVWADVTARWGDGATGR, encoded by the coding sequence GTGACCCGCACCCCGCCGTCCGCGGTGCGGCCCGTCCTGGTCACCGGTGCCCTCGGCAACCTCGGCCGCCTGCTCCTCGAGGAGCTCGCGGGACGTGGGGTGGCCGTGGTCGCCACCGACCTGCGGACCCCCGCGACCGAGAGGGCCGCGGCCGCGCACCCCGGGGTCCACGTGGACTGGGCCGACCTCCGTGACCCGGCAGAGGTACGCCGGCTGGTGGCGACCCACCGCCCGCGGGCGCTCGTGCACCTGGCCGCGATCATCCCGCCGGCGGCCTACCACGACCCGGACCTGACCCGGGCGGTCAACGTGACCGCCACCGGCCACGTCGCGGAGGCCGTCGCCGCGGCGGCCGAGCCCTGCCGGCTCGTGCTCGCCTCGAGCATGGCGGTCTACGGCTCGCGCAACCCGCACACTACCGAGCCGGGGGTGACCGCGCAGACGCCGGCCCGGCCGTGCGAGCTCTACGGCCACCACAAGCTCGAGGCCGAGGCGCTCGTGCGGCGCGTCCCGAGCCACGTCGTCCTGCGCGTCGCGGCCGTCGTGGTGCCCGACAGCCTGCTCGCCCTCGACCCGGAGTCGGCCCACCTCGAGGCGCTGCTGCCGGTCGACGGGCGGGTGCACGTGGTCGACGGGCGCGACGTGGCGACGGCCCTCGCCGCGGCCACCGACCCTGCCGTCGACTGCGAGGGCCGCACCCTGCTCGTCGGGGGCGACGACTCGTGCCGCCTGCGCCAGGGTCAGCTGACCGAGGAGATGACGGCGGCGGTGGGCCTGCGCGGCGCCCTGCCGCCGGGCCTGCCGGGCGACCCGGCCGACGAGGACGGCTGGTTCTGCGTGGAGTGGATGGACACCACCGAGGCGCAGGCGCTGCTCGGCTTCCAGCACCACTCCTGGCCCGACATGCTGCGTGAGGCCCGTGCGGCGGTCGGCTGGAAGCGGCCGCTGCTGCGGGCCGCGGCGCCGCTCGCTCGCCTGTGGTTCTCCCTCACCCCGCCCCGCCGCGGACGGCGCGGGCCGTGGGCGCACGTGTGGGCCGACGTCACCGCCCGGTGGGGCGACGGCGCGACCGGCCGCTGA
- a CDS encoding LLM class F420-dependent oxidoreductase, with protein MRHGIVLFTSDRGITPAEAARAAEAHGFDTFYVPEHTHIPVRRDAAHPGTGDETLPDDRYLRTLDPWVSLATAAAVTERIRLATAVCLPVESDPITLAKTIATLDHLSGGRVTVGAGFGWNTDELADHHVPAGRRRTVLREYVEAMRALWTQDEASYDGEHVSFGPSWAWPKPTQPHVPLVVGAGGGPRTFAWIARHADGWMTTPGEADVADKVALLRRTWADEGREGEPQLHVLATSRPTPELLEQWEELGVTDAVWGLPDRSADEVVAFVGRHAERLGIGPERTS; from the coding sequence ATGCGGCACGGCATCGTCCTGTTCACCAGCGACCGCGGGATCACCCCCGCCGAGGCCGCGCGCGCCGCCGAGGCCCACGGGTTCGACACGTTCTACGTCCCCGAGCACACCCACATCCCGGTCCGCCGCGACGCCGCGCACCCGGGCACGGGCGACGAGACGCTCCCCGATGACCGCTACCTCCGCACGCTCGACCCGTGGGTCTCGCTGGCCACCGCCGCCGCGGTCACCGAACGGATCCGCCTGGCCACCGCGGTGTGCCTGCCGGTCGAGTCCGACCCGATCACGCTCGCCAAGACCATCGCCACCCTCGACCACCTCTCCGGCGGCCGCGTCACCGTCGGCGCCGGCTTCGGCTGGAACACCGACGAGCTGGCCGACCACCACGTCCCCGCGGGCCGGCGCCGCACGGTCCTCCGCGAGTACGTCGAGGCGATGCGCGCGCTGTGGACCCAGGACGAGGCGTCGTACGACGGGGAGCACGTCTCGTTCGGGCCGTCGTGGGCCTGGCCCAAGCCGACCCAGCCCCACGTGCCGCTGGTCGTGGGCGCCGGGGGCGGCCCGCGGACCTTCGCCTGGATCGCCCGGCACGCCGACGGCTGGATGACCACGCCGGGCGAGGCCGACGTCGCCGACAAGGTCGCCCTGCTGCGCAGGACGTGGGCCGACGAGGGCCGTGAGGGTGAGCCGCAGCTGCACGTGCTGGCGACCAGCCGGCCGACCCCCGAGCTGCTCGAGCAGTGGGAGGAGCTCGGCGTGACCGACGCGGTCTGGGGCCTTCCGGACAGGTCGGCCGACGAGGTGGTGGCCTTCGTGGGGCGGCACGCCGAACGGCTGGGGATCGGGCCCGAACGGACGTCTTGA
- the speB gene encoding agmatinase: MTHHHGPTPAGPPPGRYGQQFGPDFTFLGVSRCDLSDESTYADADVVVLGAPFDGGTSHRPGARFGPMAIRMQDYLPHDGSRPSLALRTDGLRDLRVVDAGDVEMYSGDVLTSLGALEAAVELVARAGAIPVVLGGDHSIAFPDAKGVANVLGHGRVSMIHFDAHADTGDIEFGSLWGHGQPMRRLIESGALRGDRFLQVGLRGYWPGPETLDWMAGQRMRSYEMTEIVHRGLSECLTEAFTIATDECDGVFLSVDIDVCDPGHAPGTGTPEPGGLSARELLDAVRRICLELPVVGVDVVEVSPPYDHADITAALANRVVLEALSAIARKRQDERDGTSWDPLRPLLDR, translated from the coding sequence ATGACGCATCACCACGGCCCGACGCCCGCGGGCCCGCCGCCGGGCCGCTACGGCCAGCAGTTCGGCCCGGACTTCACCTTCCTCGGCGTCTCGAGGTGCGACCTGTCCGACGAGTCGACCTACGCCGACGCCGACGTCGTCGTCCTGGGGGCACCCTTCGACGGCGGGACCTCACACCGGCCCGGCGCCCGCTTCGGGCCGATGGCGATCCGGATGCAGGACTACCTCCCGCACGACGGCTCGCGCCCCAGCCTCGCCCTGCGCACCGACGGGCTGCGCGACCTGCGCGTGGTCGATGCCGGCGACGTGGAGATGTACTCCGGTGACGTCCTCACCTCCCTCGGGGCGCTCGAGGCGGCCGTGGAGCTCGTGGCCCGCGCCGGCGCCATCCCGGTCGTGCTCGGCGGCGACCACTCGATCGCCTTCCCCGACGCCAAGGGCGTGGCCAACGTGCTCGGCCACGGCCGGGTCTCGATGATCCACTTCGACGCCCACGCCGACACCGGCGACATCGAGTTCGGCTCGCTGTGGGGCCACGGCCAGCCGATGCGCCGGCTGATCGAGTCCGGTGCGCTGCGCGGCGACCGCTTCCTCCAGGTCGGGCTGCGGGGCTACTGGCCCGGGCCGGAGACGCTGGACTGGATGGCTGGCCAGCGGATGCGGTCCTACGAGATGACCGAGATCGTCCACCGCGGCCTGTCCGAGTGCCTCACCGAGGCGTTCACGATCGCCACCGACGAGTGCGACGGGGTCTTCCTGTCGGTCGACATCGACGTGTGCGACCCGGGCCACGCCCCGGGCACGGGCACCCCCGAACCGGGTGGGCTGAGCGCGCGCGAGCTGCTGGACGCCGTACGCCGGATCTGCCTGGAGCTGCCCGTCGTCGGCGTGGACGTGGTCGAGGTGAGCCCGCCCTACGACCACGCCGACATCACCGCCGCCCTGGCCAACCGGGTCGTGCTGGAGGCGCTGTCCGCGATCGCGCGCAAGCGACAGGACGAGCGCGACGGCACGAGCTGGGACCCGCTGCGACCCCTGCTGGACCGGTGA
- a CDS encoding TetR/AcrR family transcriptional regulator gives MTTADHPLSARGTRLNRRGLETRARVLDAALACLAEGPEAASASLVARRAEVTWGTLQHQFGDVDGLWAAVLAHATPAGPMLGEGAPGVGVAERVREIVDLLWDGLDRPRMRAILHLRLALPPDRAALEASHPHTALALRAWDERWEEEVRAAFAAYDVDPVRLARVRSLLPGAVRGLHLERRLSTYADAGEARLGLAEALGAYLSGPPGAAW, from the coding sequence GTGACGACCGCTGACCATCCCCTCAGCGCCCGCGGCACGCGGCTCAACCGCCGCGGGCTCGAGACGCGAGCGCGGGTCCTCGACGCGGCGCTGGCCTGCCTGGCCGAGGGACCCGAGGCCGCGAGCGCCAGCCTCGTCGCCCGCCGGGCGGAGGTCACGTGGGGCACCCTCCAGCACCAGTTCGGCGACGTCGACGGGCTGTGGGCGGCGGTGCTCGCGCACGCGACCCCGGCCGGCCCCATGCTCGGCGAGGGCGCCCCGGGCGTCGGTGTCGCCGAGCGCGTCCGCGAGATCGTCGACCTGCTGTGGGACGGCCTGGACCGGCCGCGGATGCGCGCGATCCTCCACCTGCGCCTCGCGCTCCCGCCCGACCGGGCGGCGCTCGAGGCGAGCCACCCCCACACCGCCCTGGCCCTCCGGGCCTGGGACGAGAGGTGGGAGGAGGAGGTGCGGGCGGCATTCGCGGCGTACGACGTCGACCCGGTGCGCCTGGCGCGGGTGCGCAGCCTGCTGCCCGGGGCGGTGCGCGGCCTGCACCTGGAGCGCCGCCTGTCGACGTACGCCGACGCCGGCGAGGCGCGGCTCGGGCTCGCCGAGGCGCTCGGGGCCTACCTGTCCGGCCCGCCGGGCGCCGCGTGGTGA
- a CDS encoding LapA family protein encodes MSEHASGPPPDDPLRGSRTSAVWTGVVGLGLLLVLLIIFIAQNTQEAEVNFLGWSGTAPQSVALLIATAAGLALAVIAASLRILQLRRRVRRTR; translated from the coding sequence GTGAGCGAGCACGCATCCGGTCCACCGCCCGACGACCCGCTGCGCGGGTCGCGCACCAGCGCGGTGTGGACGGGCGTGGTGGGGCTCGGCCTCCTCCTGGTGCTCCTCATCATCTTCATCGCGCAGAACACCCAGGAGGCCGAGGTCAACTTCCTCGGCTGGAGCGGCACCGCGCCACAGTCGGTCGCCCTGCTCATCGCCACCGCAGCCGGACTGGCCCTGGCGGTCATCGCCGCCTCGCTGCGCATCCTGCAGCTGCGCCGGCGCGTGCGCCGGACCCGCTGA
- a CDS encoding NAD-dependent epimerase/dehydratase family protein has translation MPEDRPPVLVTGALGHVGRHTVRALLGRRRRVVATDRRTPATEALARTLPESVELRWADLTDADEVHRLVEEVEPLAVVHLAAMIPPSSYAAPELARRVNVEGTRHLVAAIESLMVRAERNCRLVHCSSVAVHGPRNPRRGTLLSAETPVRPADVYGATKAEAEALVRRSGVDWTILRLGAVVFPDLTMTGDVDTQYFSAMLPSDGRVQTVDGRDVAFALATAVGADCSGRTLMIGGGESHRMTQGDLVRAMAWAVGVPGALPPGRPGDPDDDDSWFCTDWMDTAEAQRVLGFQHHTWRETRNAVAHHAGVRRWVSWPAILPVRALLSARSPLRGFPGPFAPMWRGVEARWGEESLAP, from the coding sequence ATGCCTGAGGACAGGCCACCCGTGCTCGTCACGGGCGCGCTCGGCCACGTCGGACGCCACACCGTCCGCGCGCTGCTCGGGCGACGACGCCGGGTGGTGGCCACCGACCGGCGCACCCCGGCCACCGAGGCGCTGGCCCGCACCCTCCCCGAGTCGGTCGAGCTCCGGTGGGCCGACCTGACCGACGCCGACGAGGTGCACCGGCTGGTCGAGGAGGTCGAGCCGCTGGCCGTCGTCCACCTGGCCGCGATGATCCCGCCCTCCTCCTACGCCGCGCCGGAGCTGGCTCGTCGCGTCAACGTCGAGGGCACGCGCCACCTGGTCGCGGCGATCGAGTCGCTGATGGTCCGCGCGGAGCGCAACTGCCGACTGGTGCACTGCTCGTCGGTGGCCGTGCACGGGCCGCGCAACCCGCGCCGGGGCACCCTGCTGAGCGCGGAGACGCCGGTGCGGCCCGCCGACGTCTACGGCGCGACCAAGGCCGAGGCCGAGGCCCTCGTGCGCCGCTCCGGGGTGGACTGGACGATCCTGCGCCTGGGCGCCGTGGTCTTCCCCGACCTGACGATGACCGGCGACGTCGACACGCAGTACTTCTCCGCGATGCTCCCCTCCGACGGCCGCGTGCAGACCGTCGACGGACGTGACGTCGCCTTCGCCCTCGCGACCGCCGTGGGCGCCGACTGCTCGGGCCGCACGCTGATGATCGGCGGGGGCGAGAGCCACCGCATGACGCAGGGCGACCTGGTCCGCGCGATGGCGTGGGCGGTGGGCGTGCCCGGCGCGCTGCCGCCGGGGCGGCCGGGCGACCCGGACGACGACGACTCGTGGTTCTGCACCGACTGGATGGACACCGCCGAGGCGCAGCGGGTGCTGGGCTTCCAGCACCACACGTGGCGCGAGACCCGCAACGCCGTCGCCCACCACGCCGGGGTGCGGCGGTGGGTCAGCTGGCCGGCGATCCTGCCCGTGCGGGCCCTGCTCAGCGCGCGGTCGCCGCTGCGGGGGTTCCCCGGTCCGTTCGCGCCGATGTGGCGCGGCGTCGAGGCCCGCTGGGGCGAGGAGTCCCTGGCGCCCTGA
- a CDS encoding pyridoxal phosphate-dependent decarboxylase family protein encodes MTDTGAYDELPRPEGTRERRRKPHERVAGRAMHRVDQTTEQMVRSVLAYAENRLRMDPVPLDQGTLTNAQLYERLEGVICEQASTPDEVLGVYASVIAPSVISADSPRFLGFIPAAPTKASLLFDMLVSCASIQGISWLEASGAIAAENTVLSLIAGEAGLDPRTAGGTFVSGGSAGNLSALAVAREEAKRRDPSVGRWRVVVGTDAHSSVVNTLRLLEMDALVVETPDHRLTRADIERGTAGQDLSDVAAVVCTSGTTNAGIIDDLDSVGALAQERGWWFHVDGAYGGAGIFAPSLRAKYAGLERADSFILDPHKWMFTPFDCCALLYADPAKARRTHTQDASYLDVIHEHEAWNPTDYAYHLTRRARGLPLWFSLAVHGVGAYRDAIEVAVRLAAETAAMIRAEDHLELVREPDLGIVLFRRLGWEEEDYHAWARELHQDEVAFIPPSAWEGETVGRFAFLHPDTSLDLVREVLDRTR; translated from the coding sequence ATGACCGACACCGGCGCCTACGACGAGCTCCCGCGCCCCGAGGGGACCCGGGAGCGACGCCGCAAGCCCCACGAGCGGGTCGCCGGCCGCGCGATGCACCGCGTCGACCAGACGACCGAGCAGATGGTGCGCAGCGTGCTGGCCTACGCCGAGAACCGCCTGCGGATGGACCCCGTGCCCCTCGACCAGGGCACGCTGACCAACGCCCAGCTCTACGAGCGCCTCGAGGGCGTGATCTGCGAGCAGGCGAGCACCCCCGACGAGGTGCTCGGCGTCTACGCCTCGGTGATCGCGCCGAGCGTGATCTCCGCCGACAGCCCGCGCTTCCTGGGCTTCATCCCGGCAGCGCCGACCAAGGCGAGCCTGCTGTTCGACATGCTCGTCTCCTGCGCCTCGATCCAGGGCATCTCGTGGCTCGAGGCGTCCGGTGCGATCGCGGCGGAGAACACCGTGCTCTCGCTCATCGCCGGCGAGGCAGGCCTCGACCCGCGGACCGCCGGCGGCACCTTCGTCTCCGGCGGCTCGGCGGGCAACCTGTCGGCGCTGGCCGTGGCGCGCGAGGAGGCCAAGCGCCGCGACCCGTCGGTGGGCCGCTGGCGCGTGGTCGTCGGCACCGACGCCCACTCCTCGGTGGTCAACACCCTGCGCCTGCTCGAGATGGACGCGCTGGTCGTCGAGACCCCCGACCACCGGCTGACCCGCGCCGACATCGAGCGCGGCACGGCCGGGCAGGACCTCTCCGACGTCGCGGCCGTCGTGTGCACCTCGGGCACCACCAACGCGGGCATCATCGACGACCTCGACTCGGTCGGCGCCCTCGCGCAGGAGCGCGGCTGGTGGTTCCACGTCGACGGGGCGTACGGCGGCGCCGGCATCTTCGCGCCGTCGCTGCGGGCGAAGTACGCCGGCCTGGAGCGGGCCGACTCGTTCATCCTCGACCCGCACAAGTGGATGTTCACGCCGTTCGACTGCTGCGCGCTGCTCTACGCCGACCCGGCCAAGGCACGGCGCACGCACACCCAGGACGCCTCCTACCTCGACGTGATCCACGAGCACGAGGCCTGGAACCCGACCGACTACGCCTACCACCTCACCCGGCGTGCCCGCGGTTTGCCGCTGTGGTTCTCCCTCGCGGTCCACGGCGTGGGCGCCTATCGCGACGCGATCGAGGTCGCGGTGCGGCTGGCGGCCGAGACCGCGGCGATGATCCGCGCCGAGGACCACCTCGAGCTGGTGCGCGAGCCCGACCTCGGCATCGTGCTGTTCCGCCGCCTGGGCTGGGAGGAGGAGGACTACCACGCCTGGGCGCGCGAGCTGCACCAGGACGAGGTCGCCTTCATCCCGCCGAGCGCGTGGGAGGGGGAGACGGTGGGCCGTTTCGCCTTCCTGCACCCCGACACCAGCCTCGACCTGGTCAGGGAGGTGCTGGACCGCACGCGCTGA
- a CDS encoding pyridoxamine 5'-phosphate oxidase family protein, with protein sequence MGEDIDDEVVTVLSTEECWAALRADEFGRLAYALGDEVGLVPVNYAVDDAGRDGPTLLFRTAEGSKLLGVLLHPQVVFEIDRYDEHEASSVIVRGRARRLEEDEAHRAEQLPLRPWVPTLKYDVVEIVPEQLSGRRFVLERPWLHARLDA encoded by the coding sequence ATGGGCGAGGACATCGACGACGAGGTCGTCACCGTGCTGAGCACGGAGGAGTGCTGGGCGGCGCTCCGCGCCGACGAGTTCGGACGACTGGCCTACGCGCTCGGCGACGAGGTCGGTCTGGTGCCGGTCAACTACGCGGTCGACGACGCCGGTCGCGACGGACCCACCCTGCTGTTCCGCACCGCGGAGGGGTCCAAGCTGCTCGGCGTCCTGCTGCACCCGCAGGTGGTCTTCGAGATCGACCGGTACGACGAGCACGAGGCCTCGAGCGTCATCGTGCGCGGGCGGGCCCGGCGGCTGGAGGAGGACGAGGCGCACCGCGCCGAGCAGCTGCCGCTGCGCCCCTGGGTGCCGACGCTGAAGTACGACGTGGTGGAGATCGTGCCCGAGCAGCTGTCGGGACGCCGGTTCGTCCTCGAGCGCCCGTGGCTGCACGCCCGCCTCGACGCCTGA
- a CDS encoding DUF6351 family protein produces MRSRPLLAAVLSVAASLAVLPALTSPASAAARPLSIQVVSTRADLVSGGDALLRVPLPSGVSPSSVRMSLNGRDVTSQFARRPDGTYAGLLTGLRLGDNTVRATAPGWSGSRTVTNHPQGGPIFAGPQLGPYQCQAGAKDAQCNQAPTYSFLYKSTDPTKQGLQPYDPKNPPSDVATTTTDQGRTVPFVVRREDGMADRDRYSVLTLFTPGKGWKPWAAQKQWNHKVLVTHGGGCGASFTPGTVRLEDYAGTIPFDFPGTEQTYVTALGKGFAVASAALNNTGHQCNLPQEAEAMMMLKERVVEAYGPIRYTIGTGCSGGSIAQHTIANAYPGIYQGLVTTCSYPDVLTAGAQFADYHLLRNYFENPQKWGAPWSPTQMADVEGHLSHVNAVVADEGLFKEAINPESACPGSKDTVPGDRTTRYDSETNPGGVRCSILDMMVTTLGKRPSSVWTPWEKAAGTGFTGVPFANQGVMYGFEPLKRGTITLAQFLDLNEKVGGLDINADHSATRIAGDPVALRNVYRSGLVNEADHMSGVAMINHGGPDPGIAHDYAHAFWTEERLQRAQGDTDNRVMWFGTTPLIGDPRWAGEAFLKMDKWLAAVEKDRRDLPLATKIAEDRPADVTDRCQDVPGVELVGTPAEPVCRQDALQLHLSTPREQAGDDVANDRVACRLKPLTKDLFSFLLVPLSDVDLARLQKVFPDGVCDYSRPGIGQGPAETWLTYGTPTTPTYGGTNLPARPAGSATGWQSASFAGLLAE; encoded by the coding sequence ATGAGGTCACGTCCCCTGCTCGCCGCCGTGCTGAGCGTCGCCGCGTCGCTCGCGGTCCTGCCCGCCCTGACCAGCCCGGCCAGCGCCGCGGCGAGGCCGCTGTCGATCCAGGTGGTCTCGACCCGCGCCGACCTGGTCTCCGGTGGCGACGCCCTCCTGCGCGTCCCGCTGCCGTCGGGCGTCTCGCCGTCGTCGGTGCGGATGTCGCTCAACGGGCGTGACGTCACCTCCCAGTTCGCCCGGCGGCCCGACGGGACGTACGCCGGCCTGCTCACCGGCCTGCGTCTGGGCGACAACACCGTGCGGGCCACCGCCCCGGGCTGGTCCGGCAGCCGCACGGTCACCAACCACCCCCAGGGCGGACCGATCTTCGCGGGGCCGCAGCTGGGCCCCTACCAGTGCCAGGCAGGGGCGAAGGACGCGCAGTGCAACCAGGCGCCGACGTACTCCTTCCTCTACAAGAGCACCGACCCGACCAAGCAGGGCCTGCAGCCCTACGACCCGAAGAACCCGCCCTCGGACGTCGCCACGACCACGACCGACCAGGGCCGGACCGTCCCCTTCGTCGTACGCCGCGAGGACGGCATGGCCGACCGTGACCGCTACTCCGTCCTCACGCTCTTCACTCCCGGCAAGGGCTGGAAGCCGTGGGCGGCGCAGAAGCAGTGGAACCACAAGGTGCTGGTCACCCACGGCGGCGGCTGCGGGGCGTCCTTCACCCCGGGCACGGTGCGGCTCGAGGACTACGCCGGCACGATCCCCTTCGACTTCCCCGGCACCGAGCAGACCTACGTCACCGCGCTCGGCAAGGGCTTCGCGGTCGCGTCCGCGGCGCTCAACAACACCGGGCACCAGTGCAACCTCCCGCAGGAGGCCGAGGCGATGATGATGCTCAAGGAGCGCGTCGTCGAGGCCTACGGCCCGATCCGCTACACGATCGGCACCGGCTGCTCCGGCGGCTCGATCGCGCAGCACACGATCGCCAACGCCTACCCCGGCATCTACCAGGGCCTGGTCACCACCTGCTCCTACCCCGACGTGCTCACCGCCGGCGCGCAGTTCGCCGACTACCACCTGCTGCGCAACTACTTCGAGAACCCGCAGAAGTGGGGCGCTCCCTGGAGCCCGACCCAGATGGCCGACGTCGAGGGCCACCTGAGCCACGTCAACGCCGTCGTCGCCGACGAGGGGCTGTTCAAGGAGGCGATCAACCCCGAGTCGGCCTGCCCCGGCAGCAAGGACACCGTCCCCGGCGACCGGACCACGCGCTACGACTCCGAGACCAACCCCGGCGGCGTCCGCTGCTCGATCCTCGACATGATGGTCACCACCCTCGGCAAGCGCCCCAGCAGCGTCTGGACACCCTGGGAGAAGGCCGCGGGCACCGGGTTCACCGGGGTCCCGTTCGCCAACCAGGGCGTGATGTACGGCTTCGAGCCGCTGAAGCGCGGCACGATCACGCTGGCGCAGTTCCTCGACCTCAACGAGAAGGTCGGCGGGCTCGACATCAACGCCGACCACTCCGCGACCCGCATCGCGGGCGACCCGGTCGCCCTGCGCAACGTCTACCGCTCCGGGCTGGTCAACGAGGCCGACCACATGTCGGGGGTCGCGATGATCAACCACGGCGGCCCCGACCCGGGCATCGCGCACGACTACGCCCACGCGTTCTGGACCGAGGAGCGGCTGCAGCGCGCGCAGGGCGACACCGACAACCGCGTGATGTGGTTCGGCACCACCCCGCTGATCGGTGACCCGCGCTGGGCCGGCGAGGCGTTCCTCAAGATGGACAAGTGGCTCGCCGCGGTCGAGAAGGACAGGCGCGACCTGCCGCTGGCCACCAAGATCGCCGAGGACCGCCCGGCCGACGTCACCGACCGGTGCCAGGACGTGCCCGGCGTCGAGCTGGTGGGCACCCCCGCCGAGCCCGTGTGCCGGCAGGACGCGTTGCAGCTGCACCTGTCGACCCCGCGCGAGCAGGCCGGCGACGACGTCGCCAACGACCGGGTCGCCTGCCGGCTGAAGCCCCTGACCAAGGACCTGTTCTCGTTCCTGCTGGTCCCCCTGTCGGACGTCGACCTCGCCCGCCTGCAGAAGGTGTTCCCCGACGGCGTCTGCGACTACAGCAGGCCCGGGATCGGCCAGGGACCGGCGGAGACGTGGCTGACCTACGGCACGCCCACCACCCCGACGTACGGCGGGACGAACCTGCCCGCCCGGCCGGCCGGGTCCGCGACCGGCTGGCAGAGCGCGAGCTTCGCCGGCCTCCTCGCCGAGTGA
- a CDS encoding response regulator transcription factor, with the protein MPAAAGPIRVAIINDYEVVVRGLADMLGGYADRVRVVELSTRDGVSSPVDVVLYDTYSRPREDPRGVQELTGDDRVEAVAVYTWNFEPELIDGALAAGARGYLAKTLPAKELVESVERIHNGEVVVSPSPGHTPVVSGDWPGRPEGLSLRESEMIALITQGRSNQEICRLAYLSPNTVKSYIRSAYRKIGITSRSQAVLWGVEHGMRAYPYRASRASERVPS; encoded by the coding sequence ATGCCGGCCGCAGCGGGCCCGATCCGGGTCGCCATCATCAACGACTACGAGGTCGTCGTCCGGGGTCTCGCCGACATGCTCGGCGGCTACGCCGACCGCGTGCGCGTCGTCGAGCTCAGCACCCGGGACGGCGTCTCCAGCCCCGTCGACGTCGTCCTCTACGACACCTACTCCCGCCCACGCGAGGACCCCCGCGGGGTCCAGGAGCTCACCGGCGACGACCGGGTCGAGGCGGTGGCGGTCTACACCTGGAACTTCGAGCCCGAGCTGATCGACGGGGCGCTCGCCGCCGGCGCCCGCGGCTACCTCGCCAAGACCCTGCCGGCCAAGGAGCTGGTCGAGTCGGTCGAGCGGATCCACAACGGCGAGGTGGTGGTCTCCCCCAGCCCCGGCCACACGCCGGTGGTCAGCGGCGACTGGCCGGGCCGCCCCGAGGGCCTGTCGCTGCGCGAGTCGGAGATGATCGCGCTGATCACCCAGGGCCGCAGCAACCAGGAGATCTGCCGGCTGGCCTACCTCTCCCCCAACACGGTGAAGTCCTACATCCGCAGCGCCTACCGCAAGATCGGCATCACCAGCCGCAGCCAGGCCGTGCTGTGGGGCGTCGAGCACGGCATGCGGGCCTACCCCTACCGCGCGAGCCGCGCGAGCGAGCGGGTCCCCTCCTAG